In one window of Astyanax mexicanus isolate ESR-SI-001 chromosome 18, AstMex3_surface, whole genome shotgun sequence DNA:
- the cuedc1b gene encoding CUE domain-containing protein 1b isoform X2, translating to MTSLFRRSSSNGGSRGGGSGNGGGGSSAGELNNSRPNRQVRRLEFNQAMEDFKTMFPSMDYEVIECVLRSNNGAVDATIDQLLQMSIDGNESDDSSDSDDSIPPEILERTLEPDSSDEEPPPVYSPPAYDMHIYDRKYPNAPPTPPPRFEAQPPPVQPPPEQPPSAPQNRQNRGYRNWNPPLLGNLPDDFLRILPQQSDSIQNSQSGFSDPSSSAASSLSSVPQQAASATAAPGASEQERKLKQYLEDERIALFLQNEEFMKELQRNREFLIALERDRIKYESKKSRSGHSAAGSSTGDHHYAPGSIDGVSDDALFRDKLKHMGKSTRKKLFEIAKGFSEKTKRRKSKRKTLLRHHSLGTANSTANLLDDVEGNPCEEENQLRRLATQEEERPHREALS from the exons ATGACCAGTCTGTTTCGACGAAGCAGCAGCAACGGCGGCTCTCGTGGGGGTGGCAGTGGCAATGGTGGAGGTGGCTCAAGTGCAGGAGAGCTCAACAACAGCAGGCCCAACCGGCAGGTTCGGCGTTTGGAGTTTAACCAGGCAATGGAGGACTTCAAAACCATGTTTCCCAGCATGGACTACGAGGTTATTGAGTGCGTACTACGTTCAAACAATGGGGCAGTGGATGCTACCATTGACCAGCTGTTGCAGATGAGCATCGATGGCAATGAATCAGATGATAGCTCGGACTCAGACGACAGCATCCCACCAGAG ATTCTGGAGAGGACCCTGGAGCCAGACAGCTCAGATGAGGAGCCGCCTCCAGTCTACTCCCCGCCTGCCTATGATATGCACATATATGACAGGAAATATCCCAATGCTCCACCCACTCCACCCCCCag GTTTGAAGCTCAGCCCCCTCCAGTGCAACCTCCTCCAGAACAGCCCCCTTCAGCACCCCAAAATCGACAGAACCGAGGTTACAGGAACTGGAACCCTCCGTTGCTTGGCAACTTACCTGATGACTTCCTGCGAATCTTACCCCAGCAGTCAGACAGCATACAG aacTCTCAGAGTGGTTTCTCTGACCCCTCATCATCCGCAGCATCTTCCCTGTCATCAGTGCCGCAGCAGGCTGCCAGTGCTACAGCAGCGCCTGGAGCATCCGAACAGGAGCGCAAGTTGAAGCAGTACCTGGAGGACGAGCGCATTGCTCTCTTTCTGCAGAACGAGGAGTTCATGAAAGAGCTGCAACGCAACAGAGAGTTCCTCATTGCGCTGGAACGAG ATCGAATTAAATACGAGTCAAAGAAATCCAGGTCAGGTCATTCAGCAGCTGGAAGCTCTACAG GTGACCACCACTATGCTCCCGGATCCATAGACGGAGTGTCAGACGATGCTTTGTTTAGAGACAAACTCAAGCACATGGGAAAAT CAACCAGAAAGAAACTGTTTGAAATCGCCAAAGGGTTCTCAGAAAAGACAAAGCGAAGGAAGTCCAAAAGGAAAACACTCTTGAGGCATCATTC ACTTGGCACTGCCAACTCCACTGCCAACCTATTGGATGATGTGGAGGGAAACCCTTGTG AAGAGGAAAATCAGCTCAGAAGATTGGCCACTCAGGAAGAGGAGCGGCCCCACAGGGAAGCGCTGTCTTG A
- the cuedc1b gene encoding CUE domain-containing protein 1b isoform X1, with product MTSLFRRSSSNGGSRGGGSGNGGGGSSAGELNNSRPNRQVRRLEFNQAMEDFKTMFPSMDYEVIECVLRSNNGAVDATIDQLLQMSIDGNESDDSSDSDDSIPPEILERTLEPDSSDEEPPPVYSPPAYDMHIYDRKYPNAPPTPPPRFEAQPPPVQPPPEQPPSAPQNRQNRGYRNWNPPLLGNLPDDFLRILPQQSDSIQNSQSGFSDPSSSAASSLSSVPQQAASATAAPGASEQERKLKQYLEDERIALFLQNEEFMKELQRNREFLIALERDRIKYESKKSRSGHSAAGSSTGDHHYAPGSIDGVSDDALFRDKLKHMGKSTRKKLFEIAKGFSEKTKRRKSKRKTLLRHHSLGTANSTANLLDDVEGNPCEEENQLRRLATQEEERPHREALSW from the exons ATGACCAGTCTGTTTCGACGAAGCAGCAGCAACGGCGGCTCTCGTGGGGGTGGCAGTGGCAATGGTGGAGGTGGCTCAAGTGCAGGAGAGCTCAACAACAGCAGGCCCAACCGGCAGGTTCGGCGTTTGGAGTTTAACCAGGCAATGGAGGACTTCAAAACCATGTTTCCCAGCATGGACTACGAGGTTATTGAGTGCGTACTACGTTCAAACAATGGGGCAGTGGATGCTACCATTGACCAGCTGTTGCAGATGAGCATCGATGGCAATGAATCAGATGATAGCTCGGACTCAGACGACAGCATCCCACCAGAG ATTCTGGAGAGGACCCTGGAGCCAGACAGCTCAGATGAGGAGCCGCCTCCAGTCTACTCCCCGCCTGCCTATGATATGCACATATATGACAGGAAATATCCCAATGCTCCACCCACTCCACCCCCCag GTTTGAAGCTCAGCCCCCTCCAGTGCAACCTCCTCCAGAACAGCCCCCTTCAGCACCCCAAAATCGACAGAACCGAGGTTACAGGAACTGGAACCCTCCGTTGCTTGGCAACTTACCTGATGACTTCCTGCGAATCTTACCCCAGCAGTCAGACAGCATACAG aacTCTCAGAGTGGTTTCTCTGACCCCTCATCATCCGCAGCATCTTCCCTGTCATCAGTGCCGCAGCAGGCTGCCAGTGCTACAGCAGCGCCTGGAGCATCCGAACAGGAGCGCAAGTTGAAGCAGTACCTGGAGGACGAGCGCATTGCTCTCTTTCTGCAGAACGAGGAGTTCATGAAAGAGCTGCAACGCAACAGAGAGTTCCTCATTGCGCTGGAACGAG ATCGAATTAAATACGAGTCAAAGAAATCCAGGTCAGGTCATTCAGCAGCTGGAAGCTCTACAG GTGACCACCACTATGCTCCCGGATCCATAGACGGAGTGTCAGACGATGCTTTGTTTAGAGACAAACTCAAGCACATGGGAAAAT CAACCAGAAAGAAACTGTTTGAAATCGCCAAAGGGTTCTCAGAAAAGACAAAGCGAAGGAAGTCCAAAAGGAAAACACTCTTGAGGCATCATTC ACTTGGCACTGCCAACTCCACTGCCAACCTATTGGATGATGTGGAGGGAAACCCTTGTG AAGAGGAAAATCAGCTCAGAAGATTGGCCACTCAGGAAGAGGAGCGGCCCCACAGGGAAGCGCTGTCTTGGTAA